A genomic segment from Sulfuritalea hydrogenivorans sk43H encodes:
- a CDS encoding isovaleryl-CoA dehydrogenase, whose protein sequence is MLGINFDLGEDVDMLRDAVWQFAQKEILPRAAEIDRDNLFPADLWKKFGDMGLLGMTADEEYGGTKMGYLAHIVAMEEISRASASVGLSYGAHSNLCVNQIRRNGNEAQKAKYLPKLISGEHVGALAMSEPGAGSDVVSMKLRADLKGDRYVLNGSKMWITNGGDADTLVVYAKTSPDAGARGMTAFIVEKGFAGFSKGQHLDKLGMRGSNTYPLFFDDCEVPAENVMGGEGNGTRVLMSGLDYERAVLSGGPLGIMAACMDVVLPFIHERKQFGQSIGEFQLMQGKLADMYSTWQATRAYVYALGKACDRGDHARTLRKDAAGAILYSAEKATWMAGEAIQALGGVGYTNEYPAGRLWRDAKLYEIGAGTSEIRRMLIGRELYNETM, encoded by the coding sequence ATGTTAGGCATCAACTTTGACCTCGGCGAAGACGTCGACATGCTGCGCGACGCCGTCTGGCAATTCGCGCAGAAGGAAATCCTGCCGCGCGCCGCCGAAATCGACCGCGACAACCTCTTTCCCGCCGACTTGTGGAAGAAGTTCGGCGACATGGGCCTGCTCGGCATGACCGCCGACGAGGAATACGGCGGCACCAAAATGGGCTACCTGGCCCATATCGTCGCGATGGAGGAAATCTCCCGCGCCTCGGCCTCGGTCGGCCTGTCCTACGGCGCCCATTCCAACCTCTGCGTGAATCAGATCCGCCGCAACGGCAACGAGGCGCAGAAGGCGAAATACCTGCCAAAACTGATCTCCGGCGAGCATGTCGGCGCCTTGGCGATGTCCGAACCGGGTGCCGGCTCGGACGTGGTGTCGATGAAGCTGCGCGCCGACCTGAAAGGCGACCGCTACGTGCTGAACGGCTCGAAGATGTGGATCACCAACGGCGGCGACGCCGATACCCTGGTGGTCTATGCCAAGACCAGCCCCGACGCCGGCGCCAGGGGCATGACCGCCTTCATCGTCGAGAAGGGTTTTGCGGGCTTCAGCAAGGGCCAGCATCTGGACAAGCTCGGCATGCGCGGCTCCAACACCTATCCGCTGTTCTTCGACGACTGCGAAGTGCCGGCGGAGAACGTCATGGGCGGCGAGGGCAACGGCACGCGGGTGCTGATGTCGGGCCTCGACTACGAGCGCGCCGTGCTCTCCGGCGGGCCGCTGGGCATCATGGCCGCCTGCATGGACGTGGTGCTGCCATTCATCCACGAGCGCAAGCAGTTCGGCCAGAGCATCGGCGAGTTCCAGTTGATGCAGGGCAAGCTGGCCGACATGTACTCGACCTGGCAGGCCACGCGCGCCTACGTCTATGCGCTGGGCAAGGCCTGCGACCGCGGCGACCATGCGCGCACCCTGCGCAAGGACGCTGCCGGCGCGATTTTGTATTCGGCGGAAAAGGCCACCTGGATGGCCGGCGAGGCGATCCAGGCCTTGGGCGGCGTCGGCTACACCAACGAATACCCCGCCGGCCGCCTGTGGCGCGACGCGAAGCTCTACGAGATCGGCGCGGGCACCAGCGAAATCCGCCGCATGCTGATCGGCCGCGAGCTCTACAACGAGACCATGTGA
- a CDS encoding acetyl-CoA C-acetyltransferase — MSDPIVIISAARTPMGGFQGDFNSLTCAQLGSAAIKAAVERAGLAPAQVDEVIMGCVLPAGQGQAPARQASLGAGLPLAAGCTTVNKMCGSGMRAAMYAHDMLLAGSVDVMVAGGMESMSNAPYLLPKARGGYRLGHGEVKDHMFLDGLEDAYDKGRLMGTFAEDCAGSYKFTREAQDAFAVASTTRAKQANTDGSFTWEIAPVTVSGRKGDVVIDKDEQPFKAQLEKIPTLKPAFRKDGTVTAANSSSISDGAAALVMMRASTAARLGLKPIATIVGHSTFAQEPGLFTTAPVGAMKKLLAKNGWSADSVDLWEINEAFAVVTMAAMHDLKLPHEKVNVHGGACALGHPIGASGARVIVTLIGALRKYGKKRGVASLCIGGGEATAVGIELV; from the coding sequence ATGTCCGACCCCATCGTCATCATCTCTGCCGCCCGTACTCCGATGGGCGGTTTTCAAGGCGATTTCAATTCACTCACTTGCGCCCAGCTGGGCAGCGCCGCGATCAAGGCCGCCGTCGAGCGCGCCGGCCTGGCGCCCGCGCAGGTGGATGAAGTCATCATGGGCTGCGTCCTGCCCGCCGGCCAGGGCCAGGCCCCGGCGCGCCAGGCTTCGCTCGGGGCCGGACTGCCGCTGGCGGCCGGCTGCACCACGGTGAACAAGATGTGCGGCTCGGGCATGCGCGCCGCGATGTACGCCCACGACATGCTGCTGGCCGGCAGCGTGGACGTGATGGTCGCCGGCGGCATGGAGTCGATGAGCAACGCGCCTTACCTCTTGCCCAAGGCGCGCGGCGGTTACCGGTTGGGCCACGGCGAGGTCAAGGACCACATGTTCCTCGACGGCCTCGAAGACGCCTATGACAAGGGCCGCCTGATGGGCACCTTCGCCGAGGATTGTGCCGGCAGTTACAAGTTCACCCGCGAAGCGCAGGACGCTTTTGCCGTCGCCTCGACCACCCGGGCCAAGCAGGCCAATACCGACGGTTCCTTCACCTGGGAAATCGCCCCGGTTACCGTTTCCGGCCGCAAGGGTGACGTCGTCATCGACAAGGACGAGCAGCCCTTCAAGGCGCAACTTGAAAAGATCCCGACGCTGAAGCCGGCCTTCCGCAAGGATGGCACGGTGACCGCCGCCAACTCCTCGTCGATCTCCGACGGCGCCGCCGCGCTGGTGATGATGCGCGCCTCGACCGCCGCCAGGCTTGGTCTCAAGCCCATCGCCACTATCGTCGGCCACAGCACTTTCGCCCAGGAGCCCGGCTTGTTCACCACGGCGCCGGTCGGCGCCATGAAGAAGCTGCTGGCGAAGAACGGCTGGAGCGCGGACAGCGTCGATCTCTGGGAAATCAATGAAGCCTTCGCCGTCGTCACCATGGCGGCGATGCACGACCTCAAGCTGCCGCACGAGAAGGTCAACGTGCATGGCGGCGCCTGCGCGCTGGGCCACCCGATCGGAGCTTCCGGCGCGCGCGTCATCGTCACCCTGATCGGCGCGCTGAGGAAATACGGCAAGAAGCGCGGCGTCGCCAGCCTTTGCATCGGCGGCGGCGAAGCGACGGCGGTCGGCATCGAGCTCGTTTAG
- a CDS encoding acyl-CoA thioesterase, with protein MSSLLDTYRGTVYPWHCDHMNHMNVMWYVGKFDEATWNLMSHLGMSAAFLREHHRGMAAVDQRISYQRELHAGDTVAVRTGVVSVGDKKIVFFHEMRNADTDAVSAITLLTGVHLDTQARKSCHLPKATADKARELVVAYELPWTTP; from the coding sequence ATGTCTAGCCTGCTTGATACCTATCGCGGCACGGTCTATCCGTGGCACTGCGACCACATGAACCACATGAACGTGATGTGGTACGTGGGCAAGTTCGACGAGGCGACCTGGAACCTGATGTCGCATCTGGGCATGAGCGCGGCCTTCCTGCGCGAGCATCATCGCGGCATGGCGGCGGTGGACCAGCGCATCAGCTACCAGCGCGAACTGCATGCCGGCGACACCGTGGCGGTACGGACCGGCGTGGTCAGCGTCGGCGACAAGAAGATCGTCTTCTTCCATGAAATGCGCAACGCCGACACGGACGCGGTGTCCGCCATCACGCTGCTCACCGGCGTGCACCTCGATACCCAGGCGCGCAAGAGCTGTCACCTGCCCAAGGCGACGGCGGACAAGGCGCGCGAGCTGGTGGTCGCCTACGAACTGCCCTGGACGACGCCATGA
- a CDS encoding carboxyl transferase domain-containing protein, producing the protein MSVIKSKLNTRSEEFKANAAAMSALVADLREKTIAVSGGGSPETAAKHKARGKLLPRERINALVDPGAPFLEFSALAALGMYSGDVASAGVVTGIGRVKGVECMIVANDATVKGGSYFPLTVKKHLRAQEIALQNRLPCIYLVDSGGANLPTQDEVFPDRDHFGRIFYNQANMSALGIPQIGIVMGSCTAGGAYMPAMSDESVIVKNQGTIFLGGPPLVKAATGEVVSAEDLGGGDVHTRISGVCDHLAENDHHALSIARRIVGNLNWQKPMSLDISTPEEPLYDPSELAGVIPFDTKKPYDVREVIARLVDGSRFDEFKSRYGTTLVTGFARLHGYPLGIVANNGILFGESAQKGAHFIELCSQRGIPLLFLQNITGFMVGRKYENSGIAKDGAKMVTAVATTQVPKFTMIIGGSFGAGNYGMCGRAYSPRMLWMWPNARISVMGGEQAASVLSTIKRDGMEATGKEWSKEEEERFKTPIREQYETQGHPYYATARLWDDGVLDPAQTRRTLGLGISASLNAPILPTKFGVFRM; encoded by the coding sequence GTGAGCGTCATCAAATCGAAACTCAACACCCGCAGCGAGGAGTTCAAGGCCAACGCTGCGGCGATGAGCGCGCTGGTTGCCGACCTGCGCGAAAAGACCATCGCCGTCTCGGGCGGCGGCTCGCCCGAAACCGCGGCCAAACACAAGGCGCGCGGCAAGCTGCTGCCGCGCGAACGCATCAACGCGCTGGTCGATCCCGGCGCGCCCTTCCTCGAATTCTCGGCGCTGGCCGCGCTGGGCATGTACAGCGGCGATGTCGCCTCGGCCGGCGTGGTCACCGGCATCGGCCGGGTCAAGGGCGTCGAGTGCATGATCGTCGCCAACGACGCCACCGTGAAGGGCGGCTCCTACTTCCCGCTGACCGTGAAGAAGCACCTGCGCGCGCAGGAAATCGCGCTGCAGAATCGCCTGCCCTGCATTTATCTGGTGGATTCGGGCGGCGCCAACCTGCCGACGCAGGACGAGGTCTTTCCCGATCGCGACCACTTCGGCCGCATCTTCTACAACCAGGCCAACATGTCGGCGCTGGGCATTCCGCAGATCGGCATCGTCATGGGTTCCTGCACCGCGGGCGGCGCCTACATGCCGGCCATGTCGGACGAGTCGGTGATCGTCAAGAACCAGGGCACCATCTTTCTCGGCGGCCCGCCGCTGGTCAAGGCCGCCACCGGCGAGGTGGTCAGCGCCGAAGACCTCGGTGGCGGCGACGTGCATACGCGCATCTCCGGCGTCTGCGACCATCTCGCGGAGAACGACCACCACGCGCTGTCCATCGCGCGGCGCATCGTCGGCAACCTCAACTGGCAAAAGCCGATGTCGCTCGACATCAGTACGCCGGAGGAGCCCTTGTACGACCCGTCCGAGCTGGCCGGCGTGATCCCTTTCGACACCAAGAAGCCCTACGACGTGCGCGAAGTCATCGCCCGGCTGGTCGATGGTTCGCGCTTCGACGAGTTCAAGTCGCGCTACGGCACCACGCTGGTCACCGGTTTCGCGCGGCTGCACGGCTATCCGCTGGGCATCGTCGCCAACAACGGCATCCTCTTCGGCGAATCGGCGCAGAAGGGCGCGCATTTCATCGAACTGTGTTCCCAGCGCGGCATTCCGCTGCTGTTCCTGCAGAACATCACCGGCTTCATGGTCGGCCGCAAATACGAAAACAGCGGCATCGCCAAGGACGGCGCGAAGATGGTCACCGCGGTGGCGACCACACAGGTGCCGAAATTCACCATGATCATCGGCGGCTCGTTTGGCGCCGGCAACTACGGCATGTGCGGCCGCGCCTACAGCCCGCGCATGCTGTGGATGTGGCCCAACGCGCGCATCAGCGTGATGGGCGGCGAGCAGGCCGCCTCGGTTCTCTCGACCATCAAGCGCGACGGCATGGAAGCCACCGGCAAGGAATGGAGCAAGGAAGAGGAAGAACGCTTCAAGACGCCGATCCGCGAGCAGTACGAAACCCAGGGCCATCCCTACTACGCCACGGCGCGCCTCTGGGACGACGGCGTGCTCGACCCGGCGCAGACGCGGCGCACCCTCGGCCTTGGAATTTCTGCGTCACTCAATGCACCCATCCTGCCGACCAAGTTCGGCGTGTTCAGAATGTAA
- a CDS encoding type II toxin-antitoxin system VapB family antitoxin, with translation MRTTVTLDDDLLADVEQLSGIRDRSQLLREALLEMRHRLASQRLALLAGTEPDVVVSPRRRPPHFVSEPEAATYRGKKRSKANP, from the coding sequence ATGAGAACCACAGTCACCCTGGATGACGATTTGCTGGCCGATGTCGAACAGTTGAGCGGCATTCGCGACCGTTCCCAGTTGCTGCGCGAAGCCTTGCTGGAAATGCGGCATCGTCTCGCCTCCCAGCGGCTGGCATTGCTCGCCGGTACGGAGCCCGATGTTGTTGTATCGCCACGTCGCCGACCGCCTCATTTCGTATCGGAGCCGGAGGCGGCCACCTATCGGGGCAAGAAGCGCTCGAAGGCGAACCCATGA
- a CDS encoding crotonase/enoyl-CoA hydratase family protein, translated as MEYQTLTYSTEGRIARITLNRPERLNAIVPAMPREIRLAVERANADDEVHVIILQGAGRAFCSGYDLKDFAEADVDTPCTQSMPWDPMVDYRAMKGFTDDFFSLWRSHKPTICKVQGFAVAGGSDIALCCDLVVMAEDAKIGYMPARVWGCPTTAMWVYRLGAEKAKRMLLTGDTIDGRTAKEWGLVIDAVPEAELEDAVLKLANRMAGVPKNQLMMQKLMINQAYDNMGLANTQMIATLFDGITRHSPEGQWFKHYSEEKGYKEAVRMRDSGDPIPGSKSYKDYK; from the coding sequence ATGGAGTATCAGACCCTCACCTACAGCACCGAGGGGCGCATCGCGCGCATCACGCTCAACCGCCCCGAGCGGCTCAATGCCATCGTGCCGGCGATGCCGCGCGAAATTCGGTTGGCGGTGGAGCGCGCCAATGCCGACGACGAGGTCCACGTCATCATCCTGCAGGGCGCCGGCCGTGCCTTCTGTTCCGGCTACGACCTCAAGGATTTCGCCGAAGCCGACGTCGATACGCCCTGCACGCAATCCATGCCCTGGGACCCGATGGTCGACTACCGCGCCATGAAGGGCTTCACCGACGACTTCTTCAGCCTCTGGCGCAGCCACAAGCCGACCATTTGCAAAGTGCAGGGCTTCGCCGTGGCCGGCGGCAGCGACATTGCGCTGTGCTGCGACCTCGTCGTGATGGCCGAGGACGCGAAGATCGGCTACATGCCGGCCCGCGTCTGGGGCTGCCCGACCACGGCGATGTGGGTCTATCGCCTCGGCGCCGAGAAGGCCAAGCGCATGCTCTTGACCGGCGACACCATCGACGGCAGGACCGCGAAGGAATGGGGCCTGGTGATCGACGCGGTGCCCGAGGCGGAGTTGGAAGATGCCGTGCTGAAGCTGGCCAATCGCATGGCCGGCGTGCCGAAGAACCAGCTCATGATGCAGAAGCTGATGATCAACCAGGCCTACGACAACATGGGGCTGGCCAACACCCAGATGATCGCCACGCTGTTCGACGGCATCACGCGCCACTCGCCCGAAGGCCAGTGGTTCAAGCACTATTCCGAGGAAAAGGGTTACAAGGAGGCCGTGCGCATGCGCGATTCCGGCGATCCGATCCCCGGCAGCAAGAGCTACAAGGACTACAAATGA
- a CDS encoding type II toxin-antitoxin system VapC family toxin yields MRVLADTSVWVDYLRHKNSPILDPLNLGDVVMHDYVVGEMALGGLSQAKLAMFSRMRRCHCASHDEVMHLIAERNLAGRGLGYVDSHLLAAALIDRLRLWTLDKALQQVAHEFGCGLAAH; encoded by the coding sequence ATGAGAGTCCTTGCCGACACGTCGGTATGGGTGGACTATCTGCGCCACAAGAATTCGCCCATCCTCGATCCCCTGAATCTGGGCGACGTCGTGATGCACGACTACGTGGTCGGCGAAATGGCGCTGGGGGGCCTCAGCCAGGCCAAGCTCGCGATGTTCAGCCGGATGCGTCGCTGCCATTGCGCCAGCCACGATGAAGTGATGCACCTGATCGCCGAGCGCAATCTGGCCGGCCGCGGCCTCGGCTATGTCGACAGCCATCTGCTCGCCGCCGCACTGATCGACCGCCTGCGATTATGGACGCTGGACAAGGCGCTGCAACAGGTGGCGCACGAGTTCGGCTGCGGGCTGGCGGCGCATTGA
- a CDS encoding 2-hydroxychromene-2-carboxylate isomerase, whose translation MDKAPIEFWFDFSSPYSYLASELIDDLAAKYGRKVKWRPMMLGAAFKASGLPLLITVPLKGEYSKRDFDRSARFLGIPYRFPSKFPLATLVAARGYYWLHGQDCATRPLAAEGDPRSGGVATASGMATPNSDSRGLISASAVAPSACAEGTAPRSGVAREFAHAVFRAYWVDDRDIGELPVVLEIVDHLGIDRDAFTTAIVTPEIKDRLKQETDAAIARGMFGAPYFMVDGEPFWGVDRLPQIEKWLQTGGF comes from the coding sequence ATGGACAAGGCTCCCATCGAATTCTGGTTCGATTTTTCCTCGCCGTATTCCTACCTCGCCAGTGAGCTGATCGACGATCTTGCGGCCAAGTACGGTCGCAAGGTGAAGTGGCGGCCGATGATGCTCGGCGCGGCCTTCAAGGCCTCGGGGCTGCCGCTCTTGATCACGGTGCCGCTCAAGGGCGAATACAGCAAGCGCGACTTCGACCGCTCGGCGCGTTTTCTCGGCATCCCCTACAGGTTTCCGTCGAAGTTTCCGCTCGCCACGCTGGTTGCGGCGCGCGGCTACTACTGGCTGCACGGGCAGGACTGCGCTACACGACCGCTCGCAGCGGAGGGGGACCCGCGCAGCGGGGGCGTAGCGACCGCGAGCGGGATGGCGACGCCGAATTCCGATAGTCGCGGTCTCATCTCCGCCTCCGCGGTCGCACCTTCCGCTTGCGCGGAAGGCACTGCTCCGCGCTCCGGCGTCGCGAGAGAGTTCGCCCACGCCGTGTTCCGCGCCTACTGGGTGGATGATCGCGACATCGGCGAGCTCCCCGTGGTACTGGAAATCGTCGACCACCTGGGCATCGATCGCGACGCCTTCACGACGGCCATCGTCACGCCGGAAATCAAGGATCGGCTGAAGCAGGAAACCGACGCGGCGATTGCCAGGGGCATGTTCGGCGCGCCCTACTTCATGGTGGATGGCGAACCCTTCTGGGGTGTCGACCGGCTGCCGCAGATTGAAAAATGGCTGCAAACAGGAGGATTCTGA
- the can gene encoding carbonate dehydratase produces MNDVMKVGAGGTAIRVLGAGHVAELEQVRQFFRNYAGWLGVDLCFQNFDEEMASLPGRYAAPEGRLFYAEVDAGGEKRGAGCVGIRMLAEGVCELKRLYVEPAYRGLGVGRDLALAAIRAARQIGYRTIMLDTLPAMRIAVKLYRELGFREAPAYYQTSLEGTQFLALDLENWSEEQLNNQTLHHLFDFNRAWARQMREVDPDYFERLSHLQAPEYLWIGCSDSRVPANQIVGLLPGEVFVHRNVANVVVHTDLNCLSVIQFAIDVLKVRHIMVVGHYGCGGVHAALHHHRVGLADLWLRHVQDVHVKHMARVDELPEEKRHDRLCELNVLEQVINLSRTIVVQDAWQRGQELTIHGWIYGLKDGLMRDLGLTVSTPDEIAGRYATALSTLI; encoded by the coding sequence ATGAATGACGTGATGAAAGTCGGCGCTGGCGGCACGGCGATTCGCGTGCTCGGCGCCGGGCATGTTGCCGAACTGGAGCAGGTGCGCCAGTTTTTCCGAAATTACGCGGGCTGGCTCGGCGTCGACCTGTGCTTCCAGAATTTCGACGAGGAAATGGCCAGCCTGCCGGGGCGCTACGCCGCGCCCGAGGGGCGATTGTTCTATGCCGAAGTCGACGCAGGTGGTGAGAAACGCGGTGCCGGCTGCGTCGGCATCCGGATGCTGGCCGAAGGCGTTTGCGAACTGAAGCGCCTGTACGTCGAACCGGCATACCGCGGCCTCGGCGTCGGTCGCGACCTGGCCCTGGCAGCGATTCGCGCCGCGCGCCAGATCGGCTATCGCACCATCATGCTCGACACCCTGCCGGCGATGCGCATCGCGGTGAAGCTGTATCGCGAACTGGGTTTCCGCGAAGCGCCGGCCTATTACCAGACCTCGCTCGAAGGCACGCAGTTTCTTGCGCTCGACCTGGAAAACTGGTCCGAGGAGCAGCTCAACAACCAGACCCTGCACCACCTCTTCGACTTCAACCGCGCATGGGCCCGGCAGATGCGCGAGGTCGATCCCGACTATTTCGAGCGACTTTCCCACCTGCAGGCACCCGAATATCTCTGGATCGGTTGTTCCGATTCGCGCGTGCCGGCCAACCAGATCGTCGGCCTGCTGCCGGGCGAAGTGTTCGTCCATCGCAACGTCGCCAACGTGGTGGTGCACACCGACCTCAACTGCCTTTCGGTGATCCAGTTCGCCATCGACGTGCTCAAGGTCAGGCACATCATGGTGGTCGGACACTACGGCTGCGGTGGTGTGCACGCGGCGCTGCATCACCATCGCGTCGGTCTGGCCGACCTCTGGCTGCGCCACGTGCAGGATGTGCATGTCAAGCACATGGCGCGCGTCGACGAACTGCCCGAGGAAAAACGCCACGACCGCCTGTGCGAGCTCAACGTGCTGGAGCAGGTGATCAACCTCTCGCGCACCATCGTGGTCCAGGACGCCTGGCAGCGCGGCCAGGAACTGACCATCCACGGCTGGATCTACGGCCTCAAGGACGGCCTGATGCGCGATCTCGGCCTCACCGTCAGCACCCCCGACGAAATCGCCGGGCGCTACGCCACCGCACTCTCCACCTTGATTTGA
- a CDS encoding acyl-CoA dehydrogenase — protein MILTSEQEQIRDMLRDFAREQLAPKAAEWDRTSHFPREELRALGELGVCGMVVPEQWGGAGLDYVSLALALEEIAAGDGATSTIISVQNSVVCGPINAFGTDAQKEKYLKKLASGEWLGCFCLTEPHVGSDAAAIRTRAVRDGDHWVLNGVKQFITTGKNAQVAVVFAVTDPGAGKKGISAFIVPADAPGYIVARVEEKLGQHASDTAQILFENCRIPAENLLGAEGQGYRIALSNLEGGRIGISAQAVGMARAAFEAALHYSHERQSFGKPIFEHQAVNFRLADMATQIEVARQMVHHAAALRDAGRPCLKEASMAKLFASEMAEKVCSDAIQIHGGYGYVSDFPVERIYRDVRVCQIYEGASDIQRLVIGRSLDGAS, from the coding sequence ATGATTCTGACCTCCGAGCAGGAACAGATCCGCGACATGCTGCGCGACTTTGCGCGCGAACAGCTCGCGCCCAAGGCGGCCGAGTGGGACCGGACCTCGCACTTTCCGCGCGAGGAGCTGCGCGCGCTGGGCGAACTCGGCGTCTGCGGCATGGTGGTGCCCGAGCAATGGGGCGGCGCCGGCCTCGACTACGTTTCGCTGGCGCTGGCGCTGGAGGAAATTGCCGCCGGCGACGGTGCGACGTCGACCATCATCAGCGTGCAGAACTCGGTGGTCTGCGGCCCGATCAATGCCTTCGGCACCGACGCCCAGAAAGAGAAGTACCTGAAAAAGCTCGCCAGCGGCGAGTGGTTGGGCTGCTTCTGCCTGACCGAACCGCATGTCGGCTCCGACGCCGCGGCGATCCGCACCCGCGCAGTAAGGGACGGCGACCACTGGGTGCTCAACGGCGTCAAGCAGTTCATCACCACCGGCAAGAACGCGCAGGTGGCGGTAGTGTTCGCCGTCACCGATCCGGGCGCGGGCAAGAAAGGCATCTCGGCCTTCATCGTGCCCGCCGATGCGCCGGGCTACATCGTCGCCCGGGTCGAGGAAAAGCTCGGCCAGCACGCGTCGGACACGGCGCAGATCCTGTTCGAGAACTGCCGCATTCCCGCCGAAAATCTGCTCGGCGCCGAAGGGCAGGGTTATCGCATCGCCCTGTCCAATCTCGAGGGCGGCCGCATCGGCATTTCCGCGCAGGCGGTGGGCATGGCCCGCGCCGCGTTCGAGGCGGCACTGCATTACTCGCATGAGCGCCAGAGTTTCGGCAAGCCGATCTTCGAGCATCAGGCCGTCAACTTTCGCCTCGCCGACATGGCGACGCAGATCGAAGTCGCGCGGCAGATGGTGCATCACGCCGCCGCCCTGCGCGACGCCGGCCGGCCCTGTCTGAAGGAAGCCTCGATGGCCAAGCTGTTTGCGTCCGAGATGGCGGAGAAGGTTTGCTCCGACGCCATCCAGATCCACGGCGGCTACGGCTATGTCAGCGACTTTCCGGTCGAACGCATCTATCGCGACGTGCGCGTCTGCCAGATCTACGAAGGCGCCTCGGACATCCAGCGGCTGGTCATCGGAAGGTCGCTGGATGGTGCATCATGA
- a CDS encoding PaaI family thioesterase encodes MPHTARPARSSFEPRNPDWEATVRGSFVRQKVMNLIGAEMGALSPGHCEIRLPFRDDLTQQNGFFHAGITSTIVDSAGGYAGLTVMPKGADVLTVEFKLNLLAPADGEYLVAEGQVLKSGRNLVITRGEVYAIKNGKATHCATMQQTLMTMHGKEN; translated from the coding sequence ATGCCCCACACCGCACGTCCCGCCCGCAGCAGCTTCGAACCGCGCAATCCCGACTGGGAAGCCACGGTGCGCGGCAGCTTTGTCCGGCAGAAGGTAATGAACCTGATCGGCGCCGAAATGGGGGCGCTGAGCCCCGGCCATTGCGAAATCCGCCTGCCCTTCCGCGATGACCTGACCCAGCAGAACGGCTTTTTCCACGCCGGCATCACCAGCACCATCGTCGATAGCGCCGGCGGCTACGCGGGGCTTACCGTGATGCCGAAGGGTGCCGACGTGCTGACCGTCGAATTCAAGCTCAACCTGCTGGCGCCCGCCGACGGCGAGTACCTGGTCGCCGAGGGCCAGGTGCTGAAATCCGGGCGCAACCTCGTCATCACCCGCGGCGAGGTGTATGCGATCAAGAACGGCAAGGCCACCCACTGCGCGACCATGCAACAGACACTAATGACCATGCACGGCAAGGAGAACTGA
- a CDS encoding PaaI family thioesterase, giving the protein MSQQKREEWLKLEADVLARSKGQGMLTLENLRECSGLELFQKMIAGELPRPPISDTLGFYLVQAEKGHVIFQGTPQHRHYNPIGSVHGGYHATLLDSCVACAIQTTLEAGQGYTTIELKVNYIRALTDRVGPVRAEGRVIHAGKQIGTAEGKLVDADGKLYAHATTTCLIFNV; this is encoded by the coding sequence ATGAGCCAGCAAAAACGCGAAGAATGGCTGAAGCTCGAAGCCGACGTACTGGCCCGATCCAAGGGCCAGGGCATGCTGACGCTGGAGAATCTGCGCGAGTGCTCCGGCCTCGAACTCTTCCAGAAAATGATCGCCGGCGAACTGCCGCGGCCGCCGATCAGCGACACGCTTGGCTTCTATCTGGTCCAGGCCGAAAAGGGCCACGTGATTTTCCAGGGCACGCCGCAGCATCGCCACTACAACCCGATCGGCTCGGTGCATGGCGGCTACCACGCCACGCTGCTCGATTCCTGCGTCGCCTGCGCGATCCAGACCACGCTCGAAGCGGGGCAGGGGTACACCACGATCGAACTGAAGGTGAATTACATCCGCGCCCTGACCGATCGCGTCGGCCCGGTGCGCGCCGAGGGCCGGGTGATCCACGCCGGCAAGCAGATCGGCACGGCGGAAGGCAAGCTGGTCGATGCCGATGGCAAGCTCTACGCCCACGCCACCACGACCTGTTTGATCTTCAATGTCTAG